From Pseudonocardia autotrophica, one genomic window encodes:
- a CDS encoding carbohydrate ABC transporter permease has protein sequence MSTRALSPRKLADAALSAYVPLVLAVLVVVFPLLWMVFSSFKPLPEIITQTPALFPSDPTWANYATATERLPFGRVFANSVLVTVIGSAIKVALAVLTAYGLVFVRFPFKNVIFAGLLVTLMVPPQVSLLPNYTLITSLGGADTYWGIILPGLGTAFGTFLMRQHFRTLPPSLLEAAELDGAGHWRRLTRVVLPVSGPTVATVALVTIVNEWNDYLWPLVIVSRPDMMTLPVGLTLLANVDNRAAAYGQLMAGSVAVIVPVLIVFIALQRHIIAGLTQGAVKD, from the coding sequence GTGAGCACCCGGGCCCTGTCTCCTCGCAAGCTCGCCGACGCCGCGCTCAGCGCCTACGTGCCGCTGGTGCTCGCGGTGCTCGTCGTGGTGTTCCCGCTGCTCTGGATGGTGTTCTCCTCGTTCAAGCCGCTACCCGAGATCATCACCCAGACGCCGGCGTTGTTCCCCTCCGATCCGACCTGGGCGAACTACGCCACGGCCACCGAGCGGCTGCCGTTCGGCCGGGTGTTCGCGAACTCGGTGCTGGTCACCGTGATCGGTTCGGCGATCAAGGTCGCGCTGGCGGTGCTCACCGCGTACGGGCTGGTCTTCGTCCGGTTCCCGTTCAAGAACGTCATCTTCGCGGGGCTGCTGGTGACCCTGATGGTCCCGCCGCAGGTGTCGCTGCTGCCGAACTACACGCTGATCACCTCGCTCGGCGGCGCCGACACCTACTGGGGGATCATCCTGCCCGGTCTGGGCACCGCGTTCGGGACGTTCCTGATGCGCCAGCACTTCCGGACGCTGCCGCCGAGCCTGCTCGAGGCGGCCGAGCTGGACGGTGCCGGGCACTGGCGAAGGCTGACCCGGGTGGTGCTGCCGGTGTCCGGGCCGACCGTGGCCACGGTCGCGCTGGTCACCATCGTCAACGAGTGGAACGACTACCTCTGGCCGCTCGTGATCGTCTCCCGGCCGGACATGATGACGCTGCCGGTCGGGCTCACTCTGCTGGCCAACGTGGACAACCGCGCCGCGGCCTACGGGCAGCTCATGGCCGGGTCGGTCGCCGTCATCGTCCCGGTCCTCATCGTCTTCATCGCGCTCCAGCGACACATCATCGCCGGGCTCACCCAGGGCGCGGTCAAGGACTGA
- a CDS encoding DUF418 domain-containing protein yields the protein MRALPVARRSPAPDLARGAALLLIAVANAHTFVHDRGIGVRGYPQDLAGADAVLAAVQLLLVDGRAYPLFGVLFGYGIAMLARRRTEWGQIAGEPVVALVRRRGAALFGIGSAHAILLWSGDIAAAYGLLAILLAGLLVRGSTVALVSTAVGTIAVSCLLYLPVATTSADVASGTPSTVTDSATAAATARFGEWLFGFLPINALALAGAVAIGVLLARAGWLDDPVRYRRQLARTAAAGIGAGVLGGLPLALVAAGIWAPGTAAGLLAGPVQALSGYAAGVGYAAAAGLIAARWAGRGGPGPLGAALLATGQRSLSAYLAQSIAFVALFPAWTLGLGSGLPVWAATLCGVGVWAVTVLVATASDRAGLRGPAETLLRALTYGRGARSAA from the coding sequence GTGCGTGCGCTCCCGGTGGCGAGGCGTTCCCCGGCCCCGGACCTGGCCCGCGGGGCCGCCCTGTTGTTGATCGCGGTGGCGAACGCGCACACCTTCGTGCACGACCGCGGCATCGGCGTGCGCGGCTACCCGCAGGATCTGGCCGGCGCCGACGCCGTGCTCGCCGCCGTGCAGCTGCTGCTGGTCGACGGCCGCGCCTATCCGCTGTTCGGCGTGCTGTTCGGCTACGGCATCGCGATGCTCGCGCGCCGCCGCACCGAGTGGGGGCAGATCGCCGGGGAACCGGTCGTCGCGCTGGTCCGGCGCCGTGGCGCGGCGCTGTTCGGGATCGGGTCGGCGCACGCGATTCTGCTGTGGTCCGGTGACATCGCCGCCGCGTACGGGCTGCTGGCGATACTGCTGGCCGGCCTGCTGGTGCGCGGGAGCACGGTCGCACTGGTGAGCACCGCCGTCGGGACGATCGCCGTCAGCTGCCTGCTGTACCTGCCGGTCGCGACGACCAGCGCCGACGTCGCGTCCGGCACGCCGTCGACGGTCACCGACTCGGCCACTGCGGCCGCCACGGCACGGTTCGGCGAATGGCTGTTCGGGTTCCTCCCGATCAACGCGCTCGCGCTCGCCGGCGCGGTCGCGATCGGAGTGCTGCTGGCCCGGGCGGGCTGGCTGGACGACCCGGTCCGCTACCGCAGGCAGCTGGCCCGCACCGCCGCTGCGGGGATCGGGGCCGGGGTACTGGGTGGGTTGCCGCTCGCGCTGGTCGCGGCCGGGATCTGGGCACCGGGCACGGCCGCGGGCCTGCTCGCCGGGCCGGTGCAGGCACTGTCCGGGTACGCCGCCGGGGTCGGGTACGCGGCCGCCGCCGGGCTGATCGCGGCCCGGTGGGCCGGGCGTGGCGGGCCGGGGCCGCTGGGCGCGGCGCTGCTGGCCACCGGGCAGCGGTCGCTGTCGGCCTACCTCGCCCAGTCGATCGCGTTCGTCGCGCTGTTCCCGGCGTGGACGCTCGGGCTCGGCTCGGGGCTCCCGGTCTGGGCGGCCACCCTGTGCGGGGTCGGGGTGTGGGCGGTGACGGTGCTGGTGGCCACCGCATCGGACCGGGCCGGTCTGCGCGGCCCGGCCGAGACACTGCTGCGCGCTCTCACCTACGGCCGCGGCGCACGATCCGCGGCCTGA
- a CDS encoding malate dehydrogenase, translated as MSATPVTVTVTGAAGQIGYALLFRIASGQLLGSDTPVKLNLLEIPQAVKAAEGTAMELDDSAFGLLRGIDIYDDAKAAFDGANVALLVGARPRTKGMERGDLLEANGGIFGPQGKAINDGAASDIRVLAVGNPANTNALIAQAAAPDVPADRFTAMTRLDHNRALAQLAKKLGVGLDEITKLTIWGNHSATQYPDLFHAEVGGKIAAEQVEREWLENDFIPTVAKRGAAIIEARGASSAASAANAAIDHVYDWVNGTPAGDWTSAAIPSDGSYGVPEGLISSFPVTSENGEWKIVQGLEIDEFSRSKIDASVAELGEERDAVQKLGLL; from the coding sequence GTGTCTGCTACCCCAGTTACCGTCACCGTCACCGGAGCCGCTGGCCAGATCGGTTACGCGCTGCTCTTCCGGATCGCCTCCGGTCAGCTCCTGGGGTCCGACACCCCGGTGAAGCTGAACCTGCTGGAGATCCCGCAGGCCGTCAAGGCCGCCGAGGGCACCGCGATGGAGCTCGACGACTCCGCCTTCGGCCTGCTGCGCGGCATCGACATCTACGACGACGCGAAGGCCGCCTTCGACGGCGCCAACGTCGCGCTGCTGGTCGGCGCCCGCCCGCGTACCAAGGGCATGGAGCGGGGCGACCTGCTCGAGGCCAACGGCGGGATCTTCGGCCCGCAGGGCAAGGCCATCAACGACGGCGCCGCGAGCGACATCCGCGTGCTGGCCGTCGGTAACCCGGCCAACACCAACGCCCTGATCGCCCAGGCCGCCGCGCCGGACGTCCCGGCCGACCGGTTCACCGCGATGACCCGCCTGGACCACAACCGTGCGCTGGCCCAGCTCGCCAAGAAGCTCGGCGTCGGCCTCGACGAGATCACCAAGCTCACGATCTGGGGCAACCACTCGGCGACCCAGTACCCGGACCTGTTCCACGCCGAGGTCGGCGGCAAGATCGCTGCCGAGCAGGTCGAGCGGGAGTGGCTGGAGAACGACTTCATCCCGACCGTCGCCAAGCGCGGTGCCGCGATCATCGAGGCCCGGGGCGCGTCCTCCGCGGCGTCGGCCGCCAACGCCGCCATCGACCACGTGTACGACTGGGTCAACGGCACCCCGGCCGGCGACTGGACCTCCGCCGCGATCCCGTCGGACGGTTCCTACGGCGTCCCCGAGGGCCTCATCTCCTCGTTCCCGGTCACCTCCGAGAACGGCGAGTGGAAGATCGTCCAGGGTCTGGAGATCGACGAGTTCTCCCGGTCGAAGATCGACGCGAGCGTCGCCGAGCTGGGCGAGGAGCGCGACGCCGTGCAGAAGCTCGGCCTGCTCTGA
- a CDS encoding 4-carboxy-4-hydroxy-2-oxoadipate aldolase/oxaloacetate decarboxylase, which translates to MTGRPIPHAELIELGTATVSEASGEQIVLPPRMRPVWPGATVAGTAFPVRAVAGDNLPLHLAVELAGEGDVLVVDAAGAPHGYWGEVLAVAAACRGIRGLVIDGGVRDTARLEQLGFPVWSSTVALAGTVKRDSGGVGDPISLGGVRVARGDLVLADGDGVVVLPADRLPAVLDAARERVRTEAGYLERLRAGELTVDLLDLPRPTRKA; encoded by the coding sequence GTGACCGGCCGGCCGATCCCGCACGCCGAGCTGATCGAGCTGGGCACCGCCACGGTCTCCGAGGCCTCCGGCGAGCAGATCGTGCTGCCCCCGCGGATGCGTCCGGTCTGGCCGGGCGCCACGGTCGCCGGTACCGCGTTCCCGGTCCGCGCGGTGGCCGGTGACAACCTCCCGCTGCACCTGGCGGTGGAGCTCGCCGGGGAGGGCGACGTGCTCGTCGTCGACGCGGCGGGTGCGCCGCACGGCTACTGGGGCGAGGTGCTCGCCGTCGCCGCGGCCTGCCGGGGGATACGCGGGTTGGTGATCGACGGCGGGGTGCGGGACACCGCGCGGCTCGAACAGCTCGGGTTCCCGGTCTGGAGCAGCACGGTCGCGCTGGCCGGGACCGTCAAGCGGGACTCGGGCGGCGTCGGTGACCCGATCAGCCTCGGCGGGGTCCGGGTCGCCCGCGGCGATCTCGTCCTCGCCGACGGCGACGGCGTCGTGGTGCTGCCCGCCGACCGGCTGCCCGCGGTGCTCGACGCCGCCCGGGAACGGGTGCGCACCGAGGCCGGATACCTGGAGCGGCTGCGGGCCGGCGAGCTGACCGTCGATCTCCTCGATCTCCCACGACCGACCCGGAAGGCGTGA
- a CDS encoding RraA family protein — protein sequence MSGRETDPLTRLPGLDSCAVSDALDTLGLPGATTGIGPLWPVSEPVAGRVRTVLAGPPSSSGPARHIAAEAIGAAGAGDVLVIANGGRLDVSCWGGILTVAAAHRGISGVVVDGAMRDIAECEEHGFPVFGRAVVPVSARGRIVQVAMGGPIRVAGVDVADGDLVLADRSGVVFIPAADAGRVLDLADRIVERETAMAAAVGAGRPVTDVMHDSRFPTVEEADR from the coding sequence ATGAGCGGCCGGGAGACCGATCCGCTCACCCGGTTGCCGGGGCTCGACAGCTGCGCCGTCTCCGACGCGCTGGACACGCTCGGGCTGCCCGGTGCGACCACCGGCATCGGCCCGCTCTGGCCGGTGTCCGAGCCGGTCGCGGGCCGGGTCCGGACGGTGCTCGCCGGGCCGCCGTCGTCGAGTGGGCCCGCTCGGCACATCGCGGCCGAGGCCATCGGGGCCGCCGGCGCGGGGGACGTCCTGGTGATCGCCAACGGCGGCCGGCTCGACGTCTCCTGCTGGGGCGGCATCCTCACCGTCGCCGCCGCCCACCGGGGGATCTCCGGGGTGGTCGTCGACGGCGCGATGCGCGACATCGCGGAGTGTGAGGAGCACGGATTCCCGGTGTTCGGCCGAGCCGTCGTCCCGGTCAGTGCACGCGGCCGGATCGTCCAGGTCGCGATGGGCGGGCCGATCAGGGTCGCCGGGGTCGACGTGGCCGATGGCGACCTGGTCCTCGCCGACCGCAGCGGAGTCGTCTTCATCCCGGCGGCGGACGCCGGCCGGGTGCTCGACCTGGCCGACCGGATCGTCGAGCGGGAGACCGCGATGGCCGCGGCGGTCGGCGCCGGACGCCCGGTCACCGACGTCATGCACGACAGCAGGTTCCCCACGGTCGAGGAGGCCGATCGATGA
- a CDS encoding ABC transporter substrate-binding protein, producing the protein MRAPSLDRRSFLTFAGLAGATAALAACGGPSTSGGDGDAGGDIDYSGVQPASEITWWSNNPGSSEEVSRQIIERFQQQNPGIRVNLVTAGQNYEEIAQRFQTAQAGGTLPDLVVLSDVWWFRYYMQRSIVPMDPLIDAVGIDTGDYREQLIEDYRYDGKLWALPWARSTPIFYYNKAHWAAAGLPDRAPQTWAEMAEWGPRLQGAGNGTQNAFQLPALADYAGWSFQNNLWGAGGAWSDEWDITCDSPESVAAMQFLQDAVYTDRWAGVAGTEGTTDLSAGAVSATIGSTGSLVTVLESSNFDVGAGFLPAGSVSGPVCPTGGAGVGIPAGIEPERQLAAATFAAFLTSPENTVALSQATGYLPIRESADISPLLAETSLRQVAIDQLDVTRTQDRARAFFPGADGEIARTCANILTQQADPQAELATLKTTLQGIYDGDVAPNL; encoded by the coding sequence ATGCGCGCTCCGTCCCTCGACCGGCGCTCCTTCCTGACATTCGCCGGCCTCGCCGGCGCCACCGCGGCCCTCGCGGCCTGCGGCGGCCCCTCCACCTCCGGCGGCGACGGTGACGCCGGAGGCGACATCGACTACTCCGGCGTCCAGCCCGCGAGCGAGATCACCTGGTGGTCGAACAATCCGGGCAGCTCCGAGGAGGTGTCCCGGCAGATCATCGAGCGGTTCCAGCAGCAGAACCCGGGCATCCGGGTCAACCTGGTCACCGCCGGCCAGAACTACGAGGAGATCGCCCAGCGGTTCCAGACCGCGCAGGCCGGCGGCACGCTGCCGGATCTCGTCGTGCTGTCCGACGTGTGGTGGTTCCGCTACTACATGCAGCGCTCGATCGTGCCGATGGACCCGCTGATCGACGCGGTCGGGATCGACACCGGCGACTACCGCGAGCAGCTCATCGAGGACTACCGCTACGACGGGAAGCTGTGGGCGCTGCCCTGGGCCCGCTCGACGCCGATCTTCTACTACAACAAGGCGCACTGGGCCGCCGCCGGGCTGCCGGACCGGGCCCCGCAGACCTGGGCCGAGATGGCCGAGTGGGGCCCGCGCCTGCAGGGCGCCGGCAACGGCACGCAGAACGCGTTCCAGCTCCCGGCGCTGGCCGACTACGCCGGCTGGTCGTTCCAGAACAACCTCTGGGGCGCCGGCGGCGCGTGGAGCGACGAGTGGGACATCACCTGCGACTCCCCCGAGTCGGTCGCGGCGATGCAGTTCCTGCAGGACGCGGTCTACACCGACCGCTGGGCCGGCGTCGCGGGCACCGAGGGCACCACCGACCTCTCGGCCGGTGCGGTCAGCGCCACGATCGGCTCCACCGGCAGCCTGGTGACCGTGCTGGAGTCGTCGAACTTCGACGTCGGAGCCGGGTTCCTGCCGGCCGGGTCGGTGTCCGGACCGGTGTGCCCGACCGGTGGCGCGGGTGTCGGCATCCCGGCCGGGATCGAGCCGGAGCGCCAGCTGGCCGCGGCCACCTTCGCGGCGTTCCTCACCTCGCCGGAGAACACCGTGGCGCTGTCCCAGGCCACCGGTTACCTGCCGATCCGCGAGTCGGCCGACATCTCGCCGCTGCTCGCCGAGACCTCGTTGCGGCAGGTGGCGATCGACCAGCTCGACGTCACCCGGACCCAGGACCGGGCACGGGCCTTCTTCCCGGGCGCCGACGGCGAGATCGCGCGGACCTGCGCGAACATCCTCACCCAGCAGGCCGACCCGCAGGCCGAGCTGGCCACGCTGAAGACCACCCTGCAGGGCATCTACGACGGCGACGTCGCCCCGAACCTGTGA
- a CDS encoding NAD-dependent succinate-semialdehyde dehydrogenase: MDYPELSLLVAGTPRSGGGRAVRPVVNPATGAAVGELPLATDDDLDEACEAAATAFPGWAATPAYDRYGVLRRAADLLRERAGEIGRATTLEQGKPVAEATVEVRGAADILDWFAEEGRRVYGRVVPARTPGVRQLVLRKPVGPVAAFTPWNFPITIPARKIGAALATGCTMVIKPDEQTPATALALAGALVEAGLPPGVLSVVFGDPAAVSTWLIRSPQIRKVTFTGSTAVGRQIAALAAEDVKRVTLELGGHAPVLVFDDADLEKAVRLAVLAKFRNAGQICIAPTRFLVQSGVYDEFTDRFAAAIGTVRPGDGLDPATTMGPLAHVRRPPAMAALVADAVEHGAEIAAGGGPVPGAGGHFWEPTLLTGVAPQARVMREEPFGPLAVAVPFGDLDEGLAAANRVPYGLASYAFTADRSTAHAVAEGIEAGMLAVNHFMLTAPETPFGGIKASGYGSEGGTEGVDDYLFSKLVSEA; encoded by the coding sequence ATGGACTATCCGGAGCTGTCCCTGCTGGTGGCGGGCACACCGCGCAGCGGCGGCGGGCGGGCGGTGCGGCCGGTCGTGAATCCGGCGACCGGCGCCGCCGTGGGCGAGCTGCCACTCGCCACCGACGACGATCTGGACGAGGCGTGCGAGGCGGCCGCCACGGCGTTCCCCGGCTGGGCGGCGACCCCCGCCTACGACCGGTACGGGGTGCTACGCCGGGCCGCCGATCTGCTCCGCGAACGAGCCGGCGAGATCGGCCGGGCCACCACCCTGGAGCAGGGCAAGCCGGTGGCCGAGGCGACCGTGGAGGTGCGCGGCGCCGCGGACATCCTGGACTGGTTCGCCGAGGAGGGCAGGCGGGTCTACGGCCGGGTGGTCCCGGCCCGGACTCCGGGCGTGCGGCAGCTGGTGCTGCGCAAGCCGGTGGGTCCGGTCGCGGCCTTCACCCCGTGGAACTTCCCGATCACCATTCCGGCCCGCAAGATCGGGGCGGCGCTCGCCACGGGCTGCACCATGGTGATCAAGCCGGACGAGCAGACCCCGGCCACCGCGCTGGCGCTCGCCGGTGCCCTGGTCGAGGCCGGACTACCCCCCGGAGTCCTGTCGGTGGTGTTCGGCGACCCGGCGGCGGTGTCGACCTGGCTGATCCGGTCCCCGCAGATCCGCAAGGTCACCTTCACCGGCTCGACCGCCGTCGGGCGGCAGATCGCGGCGCTGGCGGCCGAGGACGTGAAGCGGGTGACCCTCGAGCTGGGCGGGCACGCCCCCGTGCTGGTGTTCGACGACGCCGACCTGGAGAAGGCCGTCCGGCTGGCGGTGCTCGCGAAGTTCCGCAACGCGGGTCAGATCTGCATCGCGCCAACCCGGTTCCTCGTCCAGTCCGGGGTGTACGACGAGTTCACCGACCGGTTCGCCGCCGCGATCGGGACGGTCCGCCCCGGCGACGGGCTGGACCCGGCCACGACGATGGGGCCGCTCGCCCACGTGCGGCGCCCGCCCGCGATGGCCGCGTTGGTCGCCGACGCGGTGGAGCACGGCGCCGAGATCGCCGCCGGCGGCGGGCCGGTGCCCGGTGCCGGTGGCCACTTCTGGGAGCCGACGCTGCTGACCGGCGTCGCACCGCAGGCCCGGGTGATGCGGGAGGAGCCGTTCGGCCCGCTGGCCGTCGCGGTGCCCTTCGGCGATCTCGACGAGGGGCTGGCCGCGGCGAACCGGGTCCCGTACGGGCTGGCCTCCTACGCGTTCACCGCGGACCGGTCCACCGCGCACGCCGTGGCGGAGGGCATCGAGGCCGGGATGCTCGCGGTCAACCACTTCATGCTGACCGCGCCGGAAACTCCGTTCGGCGGGATCAAGGCGAGCGGGTACGGATCGGAGGGCGGAACCGAGGGGGTGGACGACTACCTGTTCAGCAAGCTCGTCAGCGAGGCCTGA
- a CDS encoding HNH endonuclease signature motif containing protein produces the protein MTAVHDPPLPDISGSPAFPHADLALVQLSVELAAHAEPAGSGEAELIDQIAQLQTLQNSIAALQTARIRAFARAHVAGRTASGHVEPEKLDRSVRAQVALATRTSPTVAATRFRVARDLHDGLDLVRALHAAGELSADAAAAVAAATDHLDRAGRTEVDRRLAAHDLTRLGLGRIRDLARSIAAQVAPQQFRDRAVRARAERRVTVRPAPDGMAYLSAYLPLEQAVSCLAALNRAHTEASVAPEPLTRGRGQFAADTLVERLTGAAHAGETDLQLQVLVPLELLVDPDSPLPVEIPGYGPVPADLLATARGRLSWRRLVTRRGTVVGGESRQRCFTGLLAEIIRARTRNRCAEPYCDAPIRHIDHIRRVADGGVTDLDTGRGVCEFHNHVREQPGWAVEHTPGGITTTTPTGHTHPA, from the coding sequence ATGACCGCGGTCCACGACCCGCCCCTGCCGGACATCTCCGGGAGTCCGGCGTTCCCGCACGCCGACCTGGCGCTGGTGCAGCTGTCGGTCGAACTGGCGGCGCACGCCGAGCCCGCGGGGAGCGGCGAGGCCGAGCTGATCGACCAGATCGCGCAGCTGCAAACGCTGCAGAACTCGATCGCCGCACTGCAGACGGCGCGCATCCGCGCGTTCGCCCGCGCCCATGTGGCCGGGCGGACGGCGTCGGGGCACGTGGAGCCGGAGAAGCTCGACCGCAGCGTGCGCGCACAGGTCGCGCTGGCGACCCGCACATCCCCGACGGTCGCGGCGACCCGCTTCCGAGTCGCGCGGGACCTGCACGACGGGCTCGACCTCGTCCGCGCGCTACACGCGGCCGGCGAGCTGAGTGCCGACGCCGCCGCGGCGGTCGCGGCGGCCACCGATCACCTGGACCGGGCCGGGCGGACCGAGGTGGATCGCCGGCTCGCCGCCCACGACCTGACCCGCCTGGGGCTCGGCCGGATCCGCGATCTCGCCCGCTCGATCGCCGCGCAGGTCGCACCGCAGCAGTTCCGCGACCGCGCAGTGCGGGCCCGGGCCGAGCGACGGGTCACCGTCCGTCCGGCGCCGGACGGCATGGCCTACCTATCGGCCTACCTGCCCCTGGAGCAGGCGGTCAGCTGCCTCGCCGCGCTGAACCGGGCGCACACCGAGGCGTCGGTCGCCCCGGAGCCGCTGACCCGCGGGCGCGGCCAGTTCGCCGCCGACACGCTTGTCGAGCGGCTCACCGGTGCCGCGCACGCCGGCGAGACCGACCTCCAGCTGCAGGTGCTGGTCCCCCTGGAGCTGCTCGTCGACCCCGACAGCCCGCTCCCGGTCGAGATCCCGGGCTACGGCCCGGTCCCCGCGGACCTCCTGGCCACGGCCCGCGGCCGGCTCAGCTGGCGCCGGCTGGTCACCAGGAGGGGCACCGTCGTCGGCGGGGAGTCCCGGCAACGCTGCTTCACCGGCCTGCTCGCCGAGATCATCCGGGCCCGGACCCGGAACCGGTGCGCCGAGCCCTACTGCGACGCGCCGATCCGTCACATCGACCACATCCGGCGCGTCGCCGACGGCGGCGTCACCGACCTCGACACGGGGCGCGGCGTCTGCGAGTTCCACAACCACGTCCGCGAGCAGCCCGGGTGGGCGGTCGAACACACACCCGGCGGCATCACCACCACCACGCCCACCGGGCACACCCACCCGGCGTGA
- a CDS encoding RraA family protein, translating to MIHPLAGYSAATISDALDRIGRPGALLGLAPIADGVRLCGRAFTVRYVPAGFPPGTVGDYLDDVGPGEVVVLDNGGRTDCTVWGDILTAMAADRGIGGTVIDGVCRDVQRALGAGYPLYSRGRFPRTGKDRVEVAEVGGPVGVGGVQVRPGDLLVGDADGIVAVPREVEDRIGEICAAITASEDAILADVLAGSSLAAARRRHGYHLLQRQEASR from the coding sequence ATGATCCACCCGCTCGCCGGGTACTCCGCGGCGACGATCTCCGACGCGCTGGACCGGATCGGACGGCCGGGCGCACTGCTCGGGCTGGCGCCGATCGCCGACGGCGTGCGGCTGTGCGGGCGGGCGTTCACCGTCCGCTACGTCCCGGCCGGGTTCCCACCGGGGACGGTCGGCGACTATCTCGACGACGTCGGACCGGGCGAGGTCGTCGTGCTCGACAACGGCGGTCGCACCGACTGCACGGTGTGGGGCGACATCCTCACCGCGATGGCCGCCGACCGCGGGATCGGCGGCACCGTGATCGACGGGGTCTGCCGGGACGTGCAGCGCGCACTCGGTGCGGGCTACCCGCTGTACAGCCGGGGGCGGTTCCCGCGCACCGGCAAGGACCGGGTGGAGGTCGCCGAGGTCGGCGGTCCGGTCGGCGTCGGCGGGGTGCAGGTGCGTCCCGGTGACCTGCTCGTCGGTGACGCCGACGGGATCGTCGCGGTCCCACGGGAGGTCGAGGACCGGATCGGCGAGATCTGCGCCGCGATCACCGCGAGCGAGGACGCGATCCTGGCCGACGTACTGGCCGGGAGCAGCCTGGCCGCCGCCCGCCGCCGGCACGGCTACCACCTGCTGCAGCGTCAGGAGGCGTCCCGGTGA
- a CDS encoding ABC transporter ATP-binding protein translates to MASVSYDNATRLYPGSDTPAVDGLDLEIADGEFLVLVGPSGCGKSTSLRMLAGLEDVDDGAIRIGDRDVTDVRPKDRDIAMVFQNYALYPHMTVAANMGFALTNAGRPRDEIARRVGEAAKILDLSALLDRKPRALSGGQRQRVAMGRAIVREPAVFCMDEPLSNLDAKLRVSTRTQIAGLQRRLGVTTVYVTHDQVEAMTMGDRVAVLDRGVLQQCATPRELYTRPVNAFVAGFVGSPAMNLVTVPVAGDSIPLGGVSIPLPRASLSGTARSGSVTVGIRPEDLRPAGAGVDGLEVVVDVVEELGADAYVYGTLRGSPGAVTADGTTLIARVDARTPPERGATLRLVPDPERTHLFDGTTGTRLA, encoded by the coding sequence ATGGCGAGCGTCAGCTACGACAACGCGACCCGGCTCTACCCCGGCTCGGACACCCCGGCCGTCGACGGCCTCGACCTGGAGATCGCCGACGGTGAGTTCCTGGTGCTGGTCGGCCCGTCCGGGTGCGGGAAGTCGACGTCGCTGCGGATGCTCGCCGGGCTGGAGGACGTCGACGACGGCGCGATCCGGATCGGCGACCGGGACGTCACCGACGTCCGGCCCAAGGACCGGGACATCGCCATGGTGTTCCAGAACTACGCCCTCTACCCGCACATGACGGTGGCGGCGAACATGGGCTTCGCGCTCACCAACGCCGGCCGGCCGCGCGACGAGATCGCGCGGCGGGTCGGGGAGGCGGCGAAGATCCTGGACCTGTCGGCGCTGCTGGACCGCAAGCCGCGGGCGCTGTCCGGCGGGCAGCGGCAACGGGTGGCGATGGGCCGGGCGATCGTGCGCGAGCCCGCCGTGTTCTGCATGGACGAGCCGCTGTCCAACCTGGACGCGAAGCTGCGGGTCTCGACCCGCACGCAGATCGCCGGCCTGCAGCGGCGGCTCGGGGTCACCACCGTCTACGTCACCCACGACCAGGTGGAGGCGATGACGATGGGCGATCGGGTCGCCGTGCTCGACCGCGGGGTGCTGCAGCAGTGCGCGACGCCGCGCGAGCTCTACACCCGGCCGGTGAATGCGTTCGTCGCCGGTTTCGTGGGGTCGCCCGCGATGAACCTGGTGACGGTGCCGGTCGCCGGGGACTCCATCCCGCTCGGCGGGGTCTCGATTCCGCTGCCGCGCGCCTCGCTCTCCGGGACCGCGCGGTCCGGCTCGGTGACGGTCGGGATCCGGCCGGAGGACCTGCGACCGGCCGGCGCGGGCGTGGACGGGCTGGAGGTCGTGGTGGACGTCGTCGAGGAGCTCGGCGCAGACGCCTACGTCTACGGCACGCTGCGCGGCAGCCCCGGCGCGGTTACCGCGGACGGCACCACGCTGATCGCGCGGGTGGACGCGCGCACCCCGCCGGAACGGGGCGCGACGCTGCGTCTGGTGCCGGATCCGGAGCGGACACATCTGTTCGACGGGACGACTGGGACCCGGCTGGCCTGA